One window of the Chryseobacterium camelliae genome contains the following:
- a CDS encoding cupin-like domain-containing protein yields MILENVDTVTDISKEDFQKNYFKKHRPLLIRNFASRWEAFDQWNFDFIREKAGDQEVPLYDNKPADASKSSDAPVTHMKMRDYIDRITSKPSDLRIFFYIITDRLPELLKNFTYPDLGMRFFKRLPTLFFGGSEARVLMHYDVDLGDFIHIHFQGKKRILLFDQKQSAFLYKVPLSVHTVYDIDYENPDYQKFPALKHAKGFEIFMEHGDALFIPGGFWHFNRYLEPGFSMSLRALPSQPGVFLNMLYHVFIMRYTDKLMRRIFKARWVNYKQQWAHQKSAEALKKHSV; encoded by the coding sequence ATGATCCTTGAAAACGTAGATACTGTAACGGATATCAGTAAAGAAGATTTTCAGAAAAATTATTTTAAAAAGCACAGGCCGCTCCTGATCAGGAATTTTGCCAGCCGATGGGAGGCGTTCGATCAGTGGAACTTTGATTTTATCCGGGAAAAAGCGGGAGATCAGGAAGTACCTTTATATGATAACAAGCCCGCAGATGCTTCCAAAAGTTCTGATGCACCGGTTACGCACATGAAAATGCGTGATTATATCGATAGGATCACAAGCAAACCATCGGACCTGCGTATTTTCTTTTATATCATTACCGACCGTCTGCCGGAACTGCTCAAAAACTTCACCTATCCTGATCTCGGAATGAGATTTTTCAAGCGCCTGCCGACTTTGTTTTTCGGAGGAAGCGAAGCCCGGGTGCTCATGCATTACGATGTGGACCTTGGGGATTTTATCCATATTCATTTTCAGGGAAAGAAAAGGATCCTTCTGTTTGACCAGAAACAGTCTGCATTTTTATATAAGGTACCACTGTCCGTACATACAGTCTACGATATTGATTACGAAAATCCCGATTATCAGAAATTTCCCGCCCTGAAACATGCGAAGGGCTTTGAAATTTTCATGGAACACGGAGATGCCTTATTCATTCCCGGAGGATTCTGGCACTTCAACAGGTATCTGGAACCCGGTTTTTCGATGTCGCTCAGGGCACTCCCGAGTCAGCCGGGTGTTTTCCTGAATATGCTCTACCACGTTTTCATCATGAGGTATACGGATAAGCTGATGCGCCGGATTTTCAAAGCCCGGTGGGTAAATTATAAACAGCAGTGGGCACATCAGAAGAGCGCCGAGGCGCTGAAGAAACATTCTGTATAA
- a CDS encoding bestrophin family protein, whose amino-acid sequence MNVHHVRWAIFSLSEMALPLISHLFSGEKKKNLQNVLRFAIKKIYDENIYICTPITIMRAYNTKNFLKILFSLHKSDTLKILFPTMILVGLYSYGIAYLELEYLHLNSKSKVSNVGLIHSLLGFVLSLLLVFRTNTAYDRWWEGRKLWGKLVNDSRNFAIKITILLEGHPKDIQQIARYLKFFPHFLAKHLSKESTRLALDEDYSEIEKSLKQHGPSEIIMLLSHKLNQLKKEGKISDVEMIYLDTQLSGFLDVCGACERIKNTPIPYSYSSFVKKFIILYVMALPVAYVINIGLFMIPLTVFVYYVLMSLELIAEEIEDPFNNDENDIPMETIAQNIEKNVHQIMDTK is encoded by the coding sequence ATGAATGTGCATCATGTCCGCTGGGCTATTTTCTCCCTTTCTGAAATGGCCCTTCCTCTAATATCCCATCTTTTTTCTGGAGAGAAAAAGAAGAATCTACAGAATGTCTTACGGTTTGCCATAAAGAAGATATATGATGAAAACATTTATATTTGTACACCAATTACCATTATGAGGGCTTATAATACCAAGAATTTCCTGAAAATCCTGTTCAGCTTACATAAAAGCGACACCCTGAAAATCCTGTTTCCTACGATGATCCTGGTAGGACTGTATTCTTACGGAATTGCCTATCTGGAACTGGAATACCTTCATCTTAACTCAAAATCCAAAGTGAGCAATGTGGGCCTTATCCATTCCTTATTAGGGTTTGTGCTTTCGCTGTTGCTCGTATTCAGGACCAATACGGCGTATGACCGCTGGTGGGAAGGCCGTAAGTTATGGGGAAAACTGGTCAATGATTCCAGAAATTTCGCTATTAAAATAACCATTCTTCTTGAAGGACACCCTAAAGATATCCAACAGATTGCACGGTACCTGAAGTTTTTCCCTCACTTTCTGGCCAAACACCTGTCGAAGGAATCTACCAGGCTCGCCCTTGATGAAGATTATTCCGAAATCGAAAAATCTTTAAAGCAGCATGGCCCCAGCGAAATCATTATGCTCCTTTCTCACAAACTGAATCAGCTGAAAAAAGAAGGTAAGATCTCGGATGTGGAGATGATCTACCTGGACACCCAGCTTTCCGGCTTCCTGGATGTCTGCGGGGCCTGCGAACGGATTAAAAACACTCCAATCCCCTATTCCTATTCATCATTTGTGAAAAAATTCATCATCCTTTACGTGATGGCCCTGCCGGTAGCGTACGTCATCAATATAGGGCTTTTTATGATTCCGCTGACGGTTTTCGTATATTACGTCCTGATGAGCCTTGAACTGATTGCAGAAGAAATTGAGGATCCTTTTAACAATGATGAAAATGACATCCCGATGGAAACCATCGCACAGAATATTGAAAAAAACGTCCATCAGATTATGGATACAAAATAA
- a CDS encoding RNA methyltransferase: MVQKLKLEELNRIDVETFKKTDKIPLTVVLDNIRSMHNVGATFRTADAFLIEKIILCGITPQPPHREIHKAALGATESVDWIYEKDIVTAVNDLKNSGYSVIGVEQTTSSRMISDFEIDKSRKYAVVLGNEVDGISDEALQHMDVFIEIPQLGTKHSLNVSVCGGIVMWEFAKALK; encoded by the coding sequence TTGGTACAGAAATTAAAGCTGGAGGAACTGAACAGGATCGATGTAGAGACCTTCAAAAAGACGGATAAGATTCCGTTGACCGTTGTTTTAGACAATATCAGGAGCATGCACAATGTAGGAGCCACATTCAGGACGGCTGATGCTTTCCTTATTGAAAAGATTATTCTCTGCGGCATTACCCCGCAGCCGCCGCACCGGGAGATCCATAAGGCCGCGCTGGGTGCTACGGAAAGTGTAGACTGGATATATGAAAAGGATATTGTAACCGCAGTTAATGATCTGAAAAACTCAGGCTATAGCGTGATCGGTGTGGAACAGACCACCAGCAGCAGGATGATTTCTGATTTTGAGATCGATAAAAGCCGAAAATATGCGGTGGTGTTAGGAAACGAAGTAGACGGCATCAGTGATGAAGCCCTTCAGCACATGGATGTGTTTATTGAGATTCCGCAGCTGGGAACAAAGCATTCACTCAATGTAAGTGTGTGCGGAGGAATTGTGATGTGGGAATTTGCCAAAGCCCTGAAATAA
- a CDS encoding CBS domain-containing protein produces MFIKDYISKDFPCFNFTDSIESARNTLEDFGYSHIFIKKSNLFYGAIAKDFLYEEDGLLKGLEHQIERFAILEDHNIMDSIRLFHTFSANVIPVINKNEKYLGYICCDDIFQDLSKYPLFSESGAILTVETPARKYSMTEIANIVESNNSKFYGGFISFMSDEVIHVTIKISNENLSSVDATFDRYDYRIVEKYYSDDKSDLFKDRFGFFQKFIEI; encoded by the coding sequence ATGTTTATCAAGGATTATATCTCAAAAGATTTCCCGTGTTTCAACTTCACTGATTCCATAGAATCAGCAAGAAATACATTAGAGGACTTCGGATATTCCCATATTTTCATTAAAAAATCCAATCTTTTTTACGGAGCTATTGCCAAGGACTTCCTGTATGAGGAAGACGGCCTCCTGAAAGGACTGGAGCATCAGATCGAACGGTTCGCGATCCTTGAGGATCATAATATTATGGACAGCATCCGGCTGTTCCATACGTTCAGTGCGAATGTGATCCCGGTGATCAATAAGAATGAAAAATACCTGGGCTATATCTGCTGTGACGATATTTTCCAGGACCTGTCCAAGTATCCGCTGTTTTCTGAATCGGGAGCCATTCTCACGGTAGAAACCCCGGCCAGAAAGTATTCCATGACGGAGATTGCCAATATTGTGGAAAGCAATAATTCCAAGTTTTACGGTGGATTTATCAGCTTTATGTCTGACGAGGTCATTCATGTCACCATTAAGATCAGCAACGAAAACCTGTCATCGGTGGATGCTACTTTTGACCGGTATGATTACAGGATCGTAGAAAAGTATTATTCCGACGATAAATCGGATCTTTTTAAGGACCGGTTCGGATTTTTCCAAAAATTTATAGAAATATAG
- a CDS encoding NAD kinase, translating into MKAAIYSQKKDLDTFLYLSKFISELENRGVKSVLYDEMAEALQFSKIFETFTGKQDLIDKEVDLFFTFGGDGTIVNSLIFVEDLEIPIVGVNTGRLGFLASFTKEEAFNELDSILKGNVKTSRRAVIEVISEGLEGIFPYALNDVTISRKETTSMITVDSYINNEFLNVFWGDGVIISTPTGSTAYSLSCGGPIISPNNENFVITPIAPHNLNVRPLIVNDKVEIKFRVESRVPQYSLSLDSRLIHIETDKEIIIKKAAFQILLVQPNNLSFYETIRQKLLWGRDKRN; encoded by the coding sequence ATGAAGGCAGCCATATACTCTCAGAAAAAAGATCTCGATACCTTTTTATATCTGAGCAAGTTTATTTCAGAACTTGAAAACAGAGGAGTAAAATCAGTTTTATATGATGAAATGGCTGAAGCACTTCAGTTCTCGAAAATCTTTGAGACCTTTACAGGCAAACAGGACCTGATTGATAAGGAAGTGGACCTTTTCTTTACCTTCGGGGGCGACGGGACTATTGTCAACTCCCTTATTTTCGTGGAAGACCTGGAGATTCCGATTGTCGGGGTTAATACCGGCCGGCTCGGTTTCCTGGCAAGCTTTACCAAAGAAGAGGCGTTCAATGAACTGGACTCCATCCTGAAAGGCAATGTAAAGACCAGCAGAAGAGCGGTTATCGAAGTTATTTCGGAAGGCCTTGAAGGGATTTTCCCGTATGCACTGAATGATGTTACTATTTCCAGGAAGGAAACCACTTCCATGATCACTGTGGATTCTTACATCAACAATGAATTCCTCAATGTGTTCTGGGGCGACGGCGTAATCATTTCAACACCTACAGGTTCTACCGCATACTCCCTGAGCTGTGGCGGACCGATTATCTCGCCCAATAACGAAAATTTCGTTATCACCCCTATTGCACCCCATAACTTGAATGTAAGGCCGCTGATCGTTAATGATAAGGTGGAAATCAAATTCAGGGTGGAAAGCCGGGTACCGCAATACTCCCTTTCACTGGATTCCAGGCTGATCCATATAGAAACGGATAAGGAAATCATCATCAAAAAAGCGGCCTTCCAGATCCTCCTGGTACAGCCCAACAACCTGAGCTTTTATGAAACCATCCGGCAGAAGCTGCTGTGGGGCAGAGATAAAAGAAATTAG
- the fbaA gene encoding class II fructose-bisphosphate aldolase → MSRIFPAGVATGQLVTDIFQHAKENRFALPAVNVIGSSNVNAVMETAARLNSPVIIQFSNGGAAFNAGKGLSNEGQKAAILGAIAGAKHIHTLAEAYGATVILHTDHCAKKLLPWIDGLMDASEEFFKQTGKSLYSSHMLDLSEESLEENLETSSRYFERMAKMQMTLEVEIGVTGGEEDGVDNSDVDNSKLYTQPEDVAYTYEKLKAISDNFTIAAAFGNVHGVYKPGNVVLTPKILDNSQKYVQEKFGTADKPVNFVFHGGSGSTIEEIREAIDYGVIKMNIDTDLQFAYTEGIRDYMVDHIDYLRAQIGNPEGEEKPNKKFYDPRVWVRKGEETFSARLVRAFEDLNNVNTLK, encoded by the coding sequence ATGAGCAGAATTTTCCCGGCAGGAGTTGCCACAGGACAGTTAGTTACCGATATTTTCCAGCACGCCAAAGAAAACAGATTTGCTTTGCCTGCGGTGAACGTTATCGGATCCAGCAACGTGAACGCGGTTATGGAAACAGCTGCCAGACTGAACTCTCCTGTTATCATCCAGTTTTCGAATGGAGGAGCTGCTTTTAATGCAGGAAAAGGATTAAGCAATGAAGGGCAGAAAGCAGCCATCCTGGGTGCGATTGCCGGAGCAAAGCATATACACACGTTAGCGGAAGCTTACGGAGCAACTGTTATTTTACATACGGACCACTGTGCGAAGAAATTGCTTCCATGGATCGACGGGCTGATGGATGCGAGTGAAGAATTTTTCAAACAAACCGGAAAATCGCTCTATTCATCGCATATGCTTGACCTTTCAGAAGAGTCTTTAGAGGAAAACCTTGAGACTTCATCCAGATATTTTGAAAGAATGGCAAAGATGCAGATGACCCTGGAAGTGGAAATCGGTGTTACCGGAGGAGAAGAGGACGGTGTAGACAATTCTGACGTAGACAACTCCAAGCTGTATACTCAGCCGGAAGATGTAGCCTACACCTATGAAAAGCTGAAAGCCATTTCCGATAATTTCACGATTGCAGCAGCTTTCGGAAACGTACATGGGGTATATAAGCCGGGTAACGTGGTACTGACTCCGAAAATCCTTGACAATTCCCAGAAATATGTTCAGGAAAAGTTCGGAACTGCCGACAAGCCGGTGAATTTCGTATTCCACGGAGGATCAGGTTCCACTATTGAGGAGATCAGGGAAGCCATCGACTACGGAGTAATTAAAATGAATATCGATACTGACCTTCAGTTTGCGTATACAGAGGGCATCAGAGATTATATGGTGGACCATATCGATTACCTGAGAGCGCAGATCGGAAACCCTGAAGGAGAAGAAAAACCTAACAAGAAGTTCTACGACCCTAGGGTATGGGTAAGAAAAGGAGAAGAAACATTCTCTGCAAGACTGGTTAGGGCATTTGAAGATTTAAATAACGTCAACACTTTAAAATAA